The DNA region TAGTTAAGAAAATTAACCATTTTATTGATTTTACCAAACAAACTGAAGATTAGTTGTTAATTAAAAATTTGTTAACAAAAAAAATAAACAAGAAAATACACTTTATATAAGTCGAGATTGTTTTATAATATGACCAGAATTCAATAAATCAGTTAATGGCATCATTTCTCATCTCAGAATCTGCACCCGGATTCTCCAAAAATTTGCTTACCATCCCTACATCAAAGTGGTTAAACGAAATAAACCAGAGCAATATGTCGGGATCGAAATCTTTTACCCAAGCAAACTTCTTGGATAAAATATCGAGGGTACTATTAGCCATCTTTTGTATTTTGGTCACTCTTGGATTAATCCTTATTTTTCTACCTGTACGAAAATTACTAGACCTAGACATTTATGCAGATGACAGCATAGTTATTAGTAACCAGTTTGCATCCTTATATCAACTCCCGCACAAATATATCCCTAATCAATATCACATAACTGGATGGGATACTGATGATTTAATTTCGTTTGGTAATTTTATAAAGAAAATACATCCAAAATTATCTTCTTTATCATTCTCAAAAATAATATCTATATACAATGCAGAATCGATTACTCACGGCGACTTACTTGTAGAAAAAAATAAAACAGAACATTCAGTTACAGATAACATTTCAGAAGATTCTGTATCTCAGACTAAAAATTTTGTTTTAGCTTATCCTCTGTGGCATCATCCATTAGCAACTTCTCCTGAAGATATGTGGTGCAAAATGCGGGAGCACGCTTTGTTTCAACACATAGGGTTGTCACACTGGACATTGTTGATTGTTAACACGGAACTAAGAGAAGTAGTGTTCTTTGATAGCTTGGCTAATTATATTAACAATAGCGTATTGGACCCTATGCTGTCTGACATTGCTAAAGTTTCAGGGCAGATGTATCCCTTAGAAAATCAAACACAAGATTTTACTATTAAAAAGGCAGCTGCTACTCCTTTACAACAGGATGGAACATCCTGTGGTATCTGGGTTGCTTGGTATTTAGACAAATATTTGAGCAACCCAGAATTTTCTTTGAGTAATCTAGACGCTAATAGAGCTCAATCCCTATTACACCAATTTTATAAAAATACCTGTTCTCAACTTGCTACCGCTAAATTATCTTCCTCTTCTTTGAGTATTCAGCGAGAAACATAGAGACTTTTCGACAAAATATTTGGAATAAATCATATTCTTTATGTAGATTTTCCCGGGGTGGAAGTACGACTATTTCTTGCATATGGGCTATTGGGTGTTTCATTTAACCGTATTATTCCTTTTAGTTTTTGCGCCCATGAAGCTTGTAGGTTCTCCGAATATGCTGTCGTTCCGTATAGATTCATAGGACCGTCTGTTACCTCATAAAAGCGTAGATAATTTCACAAGAGAATTTTCCGTATGTATAAGGTTACGATTTACAAGGCTCTTGCCTTATGTGC from Chlamydia ibidis 10-1398/6 includes:
- a CDS encoding Ulp1 family isopeptidase, coding for MASFLISESAPGFSKNLLTIPTSKWLNEINQSNMSGSKSFTQANFLDKISRVLLAIFCILVTLGLILIFLPVRKLLDLDIYADDSIVISNQFASLYQLPHKYIPNQYHITGWDTDDLISFGNFIKKIHPKLSSLSFSKIISIYNAESITHGDLLVEKNKTEHSVTDNISEDSVSQTKNFVLAYPLWHHPLATSPEDMWCKMREHALFQHIGLSHWTLLIVNTELREVVFFDSLANYINNSVLDPMLSDIAKVSGQMYPLENQTQDFTIKKAAATPLQQDGTSCGIWVAWYLDKYLSNPEFSLSNLDANRAQSLLHQFYKNTCSQLATAKLSSSSLSIQRET